The genomic interval GTCACCGGTTCCGCAAAGTTCAAGCGCCTGATTAAAGAAGAGAAGTACAGCGAAGCGCTGGACGTCGCCCGCCAGCAGGTGGAAAGCGGCGCGCAGATTATCGATATCAATATGGACGAGGGGATGCTCGACGCCGAAGCGGCGATGGTGCGCTTCCTCAACCTGATTGCCGGTGAGCCGGACATCGCCCGCGTGCCGATCATGATTGACTCCTCCAAGTGGGAGGTCATCGAAAAAGGGCTGAAGTGCATCCAGGGCAAAGGCATCGTCAACTCCATCTCGATGAAAGAGGGCGTGGATATCTTTATCCACCACGCGAAGATGGTGCGCCGCTACGGTGCCGCCGTAGTGGTGATGGCCTTTGACGAAGTGGGCCAGGCCGATACCCGCGAGCGCAAAATTGAGATTTGTCGCCGCGCGTACAAAATACTGACCGAAGAGGTGGGCTTCCCGCCGGAAGACATTATTTTCGACCCGAATATCTTCGCCGTCGCGACCGGGATTGAAGAGCACAATAACTACGCGCAGGACTTTATCGGGGCGTGTGAAGACATCAAGCGCGAGCTGCCGCATGCGCTGATCTCCGGCGGCGTGTCGAACGTCTCGTTCTCGTTCCGCGGAAACGATCCGGTGCGAGAAGCGATCCACGCCGTGTTCCTCTACTACGCCATCCGCAACGGCATGGACATGGGGATCGTTAACGCCGGCCAGCTGGCGATTTATGACGACCTCCCTGCCGAGCTGCGCGACGCCGTCGAGGACGTGATCCTTAACCGCCGCGACGACGCCACCGAGCGCATGCTGGACCTTGCGGAGAAATACCGCGGCAGCAAATCGGATGAGGCGGCAAACATTCAGCAGGCCGAGTGGCGTTCCTGGGACGTGAAAAAGCGTCTGGAATACTCGCTGGTCAAAGGCATCACCGAATTTATCGAGCTTGATACCGAAGAGGCGCGCCAGCAGGCAGCCCGCCCGATTGAGGTGATCGAAGGCCCGCTGATGGACGGCATGAACGTGGTTGGCGATCTGTTCGGCGAAGGCAAGATGTTCCTGCCGCAGGTGGTGAAATCCGCCCGCGTGATGAAGCAGGCGGTGGCGTATCTTGAGCCCTACATCGAAGCCAGCAAAGAGAAAGGCTCAAGCAACGGCAAAATGGTCATCGCCACCGTGAAGGGCGACGTGCACGACATCGGCAAGAATATCGTCGGCGTAGTGCTGCAGTGTAATAACTACGAAATTATCGACCTTGGCGTGATGGTCCCGGCGGACAAAATCCTCAAGACCGCGCGCGAAGTGAACGCCGACCTGATTGGGCTTTCCGGGCTGATTACGCCGTCGCTGGACGAAATGGTCAACGTGGCAAAAGAGATGGAGCGACAGGGCTTCACCATTCCGCTGCTGATTGGCGGCGCGACCACCTCCAAAGCGCACACGGCGGTGAAAATCGAGCAGAACTACAGCGGCCCGACGGTGTACGTTCAGAACGCCTCCCGCACCGTTGGCGTGGTCTCCGCACTGCTCTCCGACACCCAGCGCGACGATTTTGTGGCGCGCACCCGCAAAGAGTACGAAACCGTCCGCATCCAGCACGGCCGCAAGAAGCCGCGCACCCCGCCTGTTTCACTTCAGGCGGCGCGCGACAACGATCTGGCCTTTGACTGGTCCAGCTATACGCCGCCGGTCGCGCATCGCCTGGGCGTTCAGGAGGTCAGCGCCAGCATCGAAACGCTGCGCAACTACATTGACTGGACGCCGTTCTTTATGACCTGGTCGCTGGCGGGTAAATATCCGCGCATCCTGGAGGATGAGGTGGTGGGCGAGGAGGCGAAGCGCCTGTTTAAAGATGCCAACGATATGCTCGACACGCTGAGCGCAGAGAAAACCCTCAACCCGCGCGGCGTGGTGGGGCTGTTCCCGGCGAACCGCGTGGGCGACGATATCGAAATTTATCGCGATGAAACCCGCACTCACGTGCTGGCGGTCAGCCGCCATCTGCGCCAGCAAACCGAGAAAGTGGGCTTCGCCAACTACTGCCTGGCCGATTTCGTCGCGCCGAAGTTAAGTGGTAAAGCCGACTATATCGGCGCCTTTGCGGTAACCGGCGGTCTGGAAGAAGACGCGCTGGCGGACGCGTTCGAAGCCCAGCACGATGATTATAATAAAATCATGGTGAAAGCGATTGCGGACCGCCTGGCGGAAGCCTTCGCCGAGTACCTCCACGAACGCGTGCGTAAGGTGCACTGGGGCTACGCGGCAAATGAGAACCTCAGCAATGAGGATCTGATCCGCGAAAACTACCAGGGGATTCGCCCGGCGCCGGGCTATCCGGCCTGTCCGGAACACACCGAAAAGGGCACCATCTGGAAGCTGCTGGACGTGGAAACTCATACCGGCATGAAGCTCACCGAGTCGTTCGCCATGTGGCCAGGCGCGTCAGTCTCCGGGTGGTACTTCAGCCATCCGGACAGCAAGTACTTCGCCGTAGCGCAGCTGCAGCGGGATCAGATTGAAGATTACGCCCTGCGCAAAGGTATGAGCGTGTCAGAAGTGGAGCGCTGGCTGGCCCCTAATCTCGGCTACGACGCCGACTGACGTCACTTTTCCTTACAACAAACAGGGCACCTCCAGGGTGCCCTGTCTCTTTCTTACGTTTAAACCCTTATACTGAACCTAAGGAAAACGAATAACGATAAGGAGGAACACCTTCCGTGTTGACGTTGTTACACCTGCTCTCTGCAGTCGCACTGCTCGTATGGGGCACCCATATCGTCCGTACCGGCGTGATGCGCGTATTTGGCGCGCGCTTACGTACCGTTCTCAGCAGCAGCGTTGAGAAGAAGCCGCTCGCCTTCTGCGCGGGCATTGGCGTAACGGCACTGGTGCAAAGCAGTAACGCTACGACCCTGCTGGTCACCTCCTTTGTGGCACAGGATCTGGTCGCGCTCGCCCCGGCGCTGGTGATTGTGCTGGGGGCGGATGTAGGTACCGCGCTGATGGCGCGTATCCTGACCTTCGATCTCTCCTGGCTGTCGCCGCTGCTGATTTTTATCGGCGTTATTTTCTTCCTTGGTCGTAAGCAGACCCGTGCCGGGCAGCTCGGGCGCGTAGGGATTGGTCTGGGGCTGATCCTGCTGGCGCTGGAGCTGATTGTGCAGGCGGTGACCCCTATTACCGAGGCCAACGGCGTTCAGGTCATCTTCGCTTCCCTGACCGGGGATATCATGCTCGACGCGCTGATCGGCGCGGTGTTTGCCATCGTCAGCTACTCCAGCCTGGCGGCGGTCCTGCTGACGGCCACGCTTACCGCCGCAGGGGCGATCTCCTTCCCGGTGGCGCTGTGCCTGGTGATCGGAGCTAACCTCGGCTCCGGCCTGCTGGCGATGCTCAATAACAGCGCCGCCAACGCTGCCGCCCGCCGCGTGGCCCTCGGCAGCCTGCTGTTTAAGCTGGTGGGCAGCCTGATTATTCTGCCGTTCGTTCACCCGCTGGCGAACCTCATGGACAACCTCCCGCTGCCGAAGGCGGAGCTTGTGATCTACTTCCACGTGTTCTACAACCTGGTGCGCTGCCTGGCGATGGTACCTTTTGCCGGGGCGATGGCCCGCTTCTGCGAACGTCTCATTCAGGACGAACCTGAGCTGGATGCGCGCCTGAAGCCGAAGCACCTGGATACGTCCGCGCTGGATACCCCGGCGCTGGCGCTGGCGAATGCCGCGCGCGAGACGCTGCGCATGGGCGACGCTATGGAAACCATGCTCGAAGGCCTGCAAAAGGTGATGCACGGCGAGCCGCGAGAGGAGAAAGAGCTGCGCAGGCTGGCGGACGACATCAACGTGCTCTATACCGCCATCAAGCTTTACCTGGCGCGTATGCCGCAGGATGAGCTGGCGGAAGAGGAGTCCCGTCGCTGGGCGGAAATCATTGAGATGTCGCTTAACCTTGAGCAGGCCTCAGATATCGTTGAGCGCATGGGCAGCGAGATCGCCGATAAATCGCTGGCCGCGCGCCGGGCGTTCTCTGTTGAAGGTTTAAAAGAGCTTGAAGCGCTACACGAACAGCTGGTTAGTAATCTG from Enterobacter sp. JBIWA008 carries:
- the metH gene encoding methionine synthase, which translates into the protein MSSKVEQLRAQLNERILVLDGGMGTMIQGYRLSEDDFRGERFADWPCDLKGNNDLLVLSKPSVIKDIHNAYFEAGADIIETNTFNSTTIAMADYQMESLSAEINLEAAKLARACADEWTARTPDKPRYVAGVLGPTNRTASISPDVNDPAFRNITFDQLVAAYRESTKALVEGGSDLILIETVFDTLNAKAAIYAVKEEFEALGIDLPIMISGTITDASGRTLSGQTTEAFYNSLRHAEALSFGLNCALGPDELRQYVQELSRIAECYVTAHPNAGLPNAFGEYDLDADTMAAQIREWAESGFLNIVGGCCGTTPEHIAAMSNAVAGLPPRKLPELPVACRLSGLEPLTIGDDSLFVNVGERTNVTGSAKFKRLIKEEKYSEALDVARQQVESGAQIIDINMDEGMLDAEAAMVRFLNLIAGEPDIARVPIMIDSSKWEVIEKGLKCIQGKGIVNSISMKEGVDIFIHHAKMVRRYGAAVVVMAFDEVGQADTRERKIEICRRAYKILTEEVGFPPEDIIFDPNIFAVATGIEEHNNYAQDFIGACEDIKRELPHALISGGVSNVSFSFRGNDPVREAIHAVFLYYAIRNGMDMGIVNAGQLAIYDDLPAELRDAVEDVILNRRDDATERMLDLAEKYRGSKSDEAANIQQAEWRSWDVKKRLEYSLVKGITEFIELDTEEARQQAARPIEVIEGPLMDGMNVVGDLFGEGKMFLPQVVKSARVMKQAVAYLEPYIEASKEKGSSNGKMVIATVKGDVHDIGKNIVGVVLQCNNYEIIDLGVMVPADKILKTAREVNADLIGLSGLITPSLDEMVNVAKEMERQGFTIPLLIGGATTSKAHTAVKIEQNYSGPTVYVQNASRTVGVVSALLSDTQRDDFVARTRKEYETVRIQHGRKKPRTPPVSLQAARDNDLAFDWSSYTPPVAHRLGVQEVSASIETLRNYIDWTPFFMTWSLAGKYPRILEDEVVGEEAKRLFKDANDMLDTLSAEKTLNPRGVVGLFPANRVGDDIEIYRDETRTHVLAVSRHLRQQTEKVGFANYCLADFVAPKLSGKADYIGAFAVTGGLEEDALADAFEAQHDDYNKIMVKAIADRLAEAFAEYLHERVRKVHWGYAANENLSNEDLIRENYQGIRPAPGYPACPEHTEKGTIWKLLDVETHTGMKLTESFAMWPGASVSGWYFSHPDSKYFAVAQLQRDQIEDYALRKGMSVSEVERWLAPNLGYDAD
- a CDS encoding Na/Pi cotransporter family protein, encoding MLTLLHLLSAVALLVWGTHIVRTGVMRVFGARLRTVLSSSVEKKPLAFCAGIGVTALVQSSNATTLLVTSFVAQDLVALAPALVIVLGADVGTALMARILTFDLSWLSPLLIFIGVIFFLGRKQTRAGQLGRVGIGLGLILLALELIVQAVTPITEANGVQVIFASLTGDIMLDALIGAVFAIVSYSSLAAVLLTATLTAAGAISFPVALCLVIGANLGSGLLAMLNNSAANAAARRVALGSLLFKLVGSLIILPFVHPLANLMDNLPLPKAELVIYFHVFYNLVRCLAMVPFAGAMARFCERLIQDEPELDARLKPKHLDTSALDTPALALANAARETLRMGDAMETMLEGLQKVMHGEPREEKELRRLADDINVLYTAIKLYLARMPQDELAEEESRRWAEIIEMSLNLEQASDIVERMGSEIADKSLAARRAFSVEGLKELEALHEQLVSNLKLAMLVFFSSDVPSARRLRRNKHRFRILNRRYSHAHVERLHQQNVQSIETSSLHLGLLGDMKRLNSLFCAVAYSVMEQPDEDDERDEY